Genomic window (Theileria annulata chromosome 4, complete sequence, *** SEQUENCING IN PROGRESS ***):
TAACTCTTATAAATCTGACGACTAACTATATACATGTATACTTAGCCACATGTGTGTATACTAGACTACATATGTGTATGGCATAATATTAAGAGGCGactctaaaaattataaaactattaattataccTCAATAATGTGTTcctataaaattatcaataaaaaataaaactaaatacAACAGGCTATATATCTCATAGTTCTATGATAACAAAATAGGAATATCTATACAAACTTCAATCCGTCTTTGTTGGCCCCTAGAAACTCGCCTTGAACTTGTCCAGATTTGAAAACCTTAAAGGTTGGAAGGCTTGTGACATTGTATTTCTGTGCGAGTTCCTGAAGGTTGTCGACATTAACCTTGACGAATACAAGGTTAGGGTGTTCTTTAGCCAGTTCCTCAAACTGAGGGGCAAATCTCATACA
Coding sequences:
- a CDS encoding thioredoxin, putative (Tap349h10.p1c.C.cand.161 - score = 10.26;~1 probable transmembrane helix predicted for TA07275 by TMHMM2.0 at aa 25-47), whose translation is MVHEVTSKEEFDKTLSGDSVVVVDFYANWCGMFLYINFNKLLVTVLLGPCMRFAPQFEELAKEHPNLVFVKVNVDNLQELAQKYNVTSLPTFKVFKSGQVQGEFLGANKDGLKFV